In one Solanum dulcamara chromosome 1, daSolDulc1.2, whole genome shotgun sequence genomic region, the following are encoded:
- the LOC129894485 gene encoding F-box protein PP2-B5-like: MVSPKTDYVAYLVFKLVDTSNGLESANLTIMSVSYKADTATEEQGNIVQLISKFPKLRGDGWMEIELGNLNSKEGSDGLFIERLIEIKRPDHELSGLNIEGIEFRPKIIE, translated from the coding sequence ATGGTGTCACCAAAGACAGATTATGTTGCCTATTTGGTGTTCAAATTGGTAGATACGTCCAATGGACTTGAATCTGCTAATTTAACCATTATGTCTGTTAGTTATAAAGCTGACACTGCGACTGAAGAACAAGGCAACATTGTGCAGCTAATTTCAAAATTTCCCAAACTAAGAGGAGATGGATGGATGGAAATAGAATTGGGAAATCTTAATAGCAAGGAAGGCAGTGATGGTCTTTTTATAGAGAGATTGATTGAGATTAAGCGTCCTGATCATGAATTAAGTGGCCTCAACATTGAAGGAATTGAGTTTCGTCCTAAAATAATCGAATAA